In Variovorax paradoxus, a single genomic region encodes these proteins:
- a CDS encoding Bug family tripartite tricarboxylate transporter substrate binding protein: MVHRPVESTGAQAPGVTRRSVLSVMALGAAGTLAAGPWLGARAAEAWPTKPVRIIVPFAPGGGADGSARVLAEVLAPQLGQAVIVENKPGAGSAIGVAAALQSRDGHTLLMGSNSMVINPALNPKLTYDVARDFDAIGMVSQQPLVLVVPADSKAKTVADLVAQAKAQPGKLSAGNSGTGTLAHLTAELFAQETGTSLVSVPYKGESALMPDLISGLVSMGFLNLPSVIVHIRSGRLRALAVSSAQPVAELQNVPTFRSLKLQSLEVEGWATLVAPKGSIPPEGLARLEKLLAAALQSDVVKKRFTALSLEPFTSGREATAKYLKAEGSRWGEVVKSRGIQLEN, translated from the coding sequence ATGGTCCACCGTCCAGTCGAAAGCACGGGTGCGCAGGCACCCGGCGTCACGCGCAGAAGCGTTCTCTCGGTCATGGCGCTCGGCGCCGCGGGCACCCTGGCCGCCGGCCCCTGGCTTGGCGCCAGGGCCGCAGAGGCATGGCCCACCAAGCCGGTGCGCATCATCGTGCCCTTCGCGCCGGGCGGCGGCGCCGACGGTTCGGCGCGCGTGCTGGCCGAGGTGCTCGCGCCGCAGCTGGGCCAGGCGGTGATCGTGGAGAACAAGCCGGGCGCGGGCAGTGCCATTGGCGTGGCGGCCGCCCTGCAGAGCCGCGACGGCCACACGCTGCTCATGGGCAGCAACAGCATGGTGATCAACCCCGCGCTGAACCCCAAGCTCACGTACGACGTGGCGCGCGACTTCGACGCCATCGGCATGGTCTCGCAGCAGCCGCTGGTGCTGGTGGTGCCGGCCGATTCCAAGGCGAAGACGGTGGCGGACCTGGTGGCGCAGGCCAAGGCGCAGCCGGGCAAGCTCAGCGCCGGCAACAGCGGCACCGGCACGCTGGCGCACCTGACGGCCGAGCTGTTCGCGCAGGAAACCGGCACCTCGCTGGTCAGCGTGCCCTACAAGGGCGAGAGCGCGCTCATGCCCGACCTGATCTCCGGGTTGGTGTCGATGGGCTTCCTCAACCTGCCGAGCGTGATCGTGCATATCCGCTCGGGCCGGCTGCGCGCGCTGGCCGTGTCCTCGGCGCAGCCCGTGGCCGAGCTGCAGAACGTGCCCACCTTCCGCAGCCTCAAGCTGCAGAGCCTGGAGGTCGAGGGCTGGGCCACGCTGGTCGCGCCCAAGGGCTCGATTCCTCCCGAGGGGCTGGCCCGGCTCGAGAAGCTGCTGGCCGCGGCCCTGCAATCCGACGTGGTGAAGAAGCGTTTCACGGCGCTGAGCCTCGAACCCTTCACCAGCGGCCGCGAGGCCACGGCGAAGTACCTCAAGGCCGAAGGCAGCCGCTGGGGCGAGGTGGTGAAGAGCCGCGGCATCCAGCTGGAAAACTGA